The Verrucomicrobiota bacterium nucleotide sequence GAGGCGGGACTTGCACCCGCTGGCCTGTCAAAGATCGAAGGCTGCACCAAAAAAAAACGGGAAAACGGAGAAAGTGTTCGGCGTTTTCCAAGACATCACGGAGCGCAAACAAGCGGAATTGGCGCTGCAGGAGAGCGAGGCCAATTTCCACATCTTCTTCGAGACCATCGGCGACCTGATTGTGGTGGCCACGCCGGAGGGTCGGATCCTCTTCACCAACCAAGCGGTCCAACACAAACTAGGCTACACGGCCCAGGAACTCGCCGCCCTGCACCTGCTGGACCTGCATCCGGCGAATCAGCGCCGGGAAGCCCGGAACATCTTCGCCGCCATCCTGCGGGGCGAGCGGGACACCTGCCCCCTGCCGCTGGCTACCAAAAGCGGCGCACTGATTCCGGCGGCGACCCGCGTCTGGTTCGGCCAATGGAACGGGGCAAAATGTGTCTTCGGCACCATCAAGGATCTCAGCGCGGAACAGGAGGCCCAGCAGCGCTTCGAGCGCCTCTTCCGGCATAATCCCGCCCTGATGGCCCTGACCACCCTGCCCGACCGCCGGTTCTTTGATGTCAACGACGCTTTTCTGAAAACCCTCGGCTACTGCCGGCAGGAAATCCTTGGCAAAACCTCCGCTGAACTTGGGCTGTTCCCGCGTTCGGAACACCAGGCGGAGGTGGCGGACAAACTGCGGACGTTTGGGCGTCTGAGCGACCTCGAATTGCAAGTCCGCTGCAAAGACGGGACGCTCGTGGACGGTCTCTTCTCCGGCGAAATAATTACCAACCAGAGTCAGCAATACTTCCTGACGGTGATGATTGACATCACCGCGCGCAAACAGGCGGAAGCCGCATTGCAACGGGCCCACGGGGAGCTGGAACAGCGCGTGGTGCTGCGGACCCAGGAATTGCGGCTGGCCAATGAAGAGCTACGGCTGGAAAACACCGAGCGCCGACAAGTGGAAGCCCAACTGCGCGAAGCGCAAGCCTGGCTGGAGCGGGTGACCACCAACGCGCCCATCGTGCTTTGGGCCGTGAACCGCCAGGGCGTCTTCATCGTGTCCGAGGGCAAAGCCCTGGAATTGCTGAGGCTCAAGCCCGGGGAAGTCGTGGGCCAATCCGTCTTTGAATTTTATCGGCAGGAACCGGGGATCCTGCGGGACATCCGCCGCGCCCTCGCTGGAGGGACCTTCACCTCCACCAATGAAATCGCGGGTTTGGTTTTTGAAACCAACTACGTCCCGTTGCGCGGAGACGCAGGTAAAATCATCGGCGCCTTGGGCGTCTCCCGGGACATTACCGAACGCAAGCGGACCGAGGCGGCACTGAACGACTCGGAAAAAAAGTTTCGGACTCTTTTTGAAGGCGCCCCCGTCGGCATTCTGGTGGCCGATCTTGGCACCAAAAAATTTCTCGCCGCCAACGCCACCATCTGCCGCCTGCTGGGATATTCCGAGGTCGAACTCCTCCAACTCGGCGTGGCGCAAATCCATCCGCCCGAAAACCTGGCCCAAGCCATCGCCATTTTTGAAGCCCAGGCGCGCGGCGAAACCATCCAGGCCCGTGAACTGGCTTGCGTGCGGAAAGACCGGACCCACTTCTGCGCTGATATTTCCGCCACCCTCCTCCCCTTCGCCGGACGCCCAACCCTGGTTGGATTCTTCACGGATGCCACCGAGCGGAAGCACACCGAAGTCCAACTCGAGGCATCCCGCCAACAACTGCGCGCCCTGCTCACGAAATTGCAAAACCTGCGCGAGGAAGAACAAACCCGCATTGCGCGCGAAGTCCATGACGTCCTTGGGCAGCAGGTCACCGCCTTTAAAATGGACCTGGCCTGGCTCGCCCGGCGGCTTCCGAAAATCAGCGATGAACCGGTGCGGGGGGAATTTCAGGAGAAGCTTCAGGCGACCACCGAACTGACCACCACCATGCTGGAGTCCGTGCGCCACATCTCCCGCCGCTTGCGCCCAAGCGCTTTGGATCAGCTCGGTTTGGAGGCCGCCCTCCAATATGAGGCCCGGGAATTTCAAGAGCGCACCGGCATCCTCTGCCGGGTGACCGTTCCGTCCCAACTATTGAAGCTCCACCCCGACCAAGCCACCGGAATGTACCGTATTTTCCAAGAGATACTTACCAATGTTGTCCGCCATGCCCAAGCCACCGAGGTTTCCGCCAGCCTGAGCCGGGCGCGGGCGCATCTGATCCTGGAAGTCCGCGACAATGGCTGCGGCATCAGCGCCCACGCTGCCCATAACCCCAAATCACTTGGGTTGCTCGGCATGACCGAACGGGCGACGCTGCTCCACGGTAAACTCCAGATCTGCCGGGGCCAGGAGCGCGGCACCATCGTCACGCTCACCCTCCCGGTGCGTCCCGCCCGTTAGCCGTGCGCGAAAAATCCCGATTACCTGGCCTTGCGCCCACTAGCATCTATTGAC carries:
- a CDS encoding PAS domain S-box protein, translated to MFGVFQDITERKQAELALQESEANFHIFFETIGDLIVVATPEGRILFTNQAVQHKLGYTAQELAALHLLDLHPANQRREARNIFAAILRGERDTCPLPLATKSGALIPAATRVWFGQWNGAKCVFGTIKDLSAEQEAQQRFERLFRHNPALMALTTLPDRRFFDVNDAFLKTLGYCRQEILGKTSAELGLFPRSEHQAEVADKLRTFGRLSDLELQVRCKDGTLVDGLFSGEIITNQSQQYFLTVMIDITARKQAEAALQRAHGELEQRVVLRTQELRLANEELRLENTERRQVEAQLREAQAWLERVTTNAPIVLWAVNRQGVFIVSEGKALELLRLKPGEVVGQSVFEFYRQEPGILRDIRRALAGGTFTSTNEIAGLVFETNYVPLRGDAGKIIGALGVSRDITERKRTEAALNDSEKKFRTLFEGAPVGILVADLGTKKFLAANATICRLLGYSEVELLQLGVAQIHPPENLAQAIAIFEAQARGETIQARELACVRKDRTHFCADISATLLPFAGRPTLVGFFTDATERKHTEVQLEASRQQLRALLTKLQNLREEEQTRIAREVHDVLGQQVTAFKMDLAWLARRLPKISDEPVRGEFQEKLQATTELTTTMLESVRHISRRLRPSALDQLGLEAALQYEAREFQERTGILCRVTVPSQLLKLHPDQATGMYRIFQEILTNVVRHAQATEVSASLSRARAHLILEVRDNGCGISAHAAHNPKSLGLLGMTERATLLHGKLQICRGQERGTIVTLTLPVRPAR